The Streptomyces sp. SS1-1 genome has a segment encoding these proteins:
- the chvE gene encoding multiple monosaccharide ABC transporter substrate-binding protein, translating to MLNRRAVLAGTMSLAFLSACSQNGEDGSAGASEAGAVGIAMPTRASDRWLTDGKSVVESLKSRGYKTKLVYGDDDPKAQVAQIKELIEQGVDALIIAAIDNRSLDAVLQRAADADIAVISYDRLILGTRNVDYYVSFDNEMVGRVQAHYIIEKLGLEDGKGPFNIELFAGSHDDNNTKYFFDGSMALLQPFLDNGKLVVPSGQTELDQITTLRWDGRTAQRRMSGILAKSYGDRKVDAVLSPYDGISRGVLSALKSAGYGSGGRPLPVITGQDAELDSVKSIIAGQQSQTVYKDVRQLAQAAATMVDDILHDREPEVDNGTDYDNGVKAVPAVLLQPTSVDKTNYDVLVKSEYFTEAQLK from the coding sequence ATGCTCAATCGAAGAGCCGTCCTCGCCGGAACCATGTCCCTCGCCTTTCTGTCCGCGTGCAGCCAGAACGGTGAGGACGGCTCGGCGGGCGCTTCCGAGGCCGGTGCCGTCGGCATCGCCATGCCGACGCGGGCCTCCGACCGGTGGCTCACCGACGGCAAGAGTGTCGTCGAGAGCCTCAAGTCCCGGGGTTACAAGACCAAGCTGGTCTACGGCGACGACGACCCGAAGGCCCAGGTCGCACAGATCAAGGAACTGATCGAACAGGGCGTCGACGCTCTGATCATCGCGGCGATCGACAACAGGTCGCTGGACGCCGTGCTGCAGCGGGCCGCCGACGCGGACATCGCGGTGATCTCCTACGACCGGCTCATCCTCGGCACCCGGAACGTCGACTACTACGTCTCCTTCGACAACGAGATGGTCGGCAGGGTGCAGGCCCACTACATCATCGAGAAGCTCGGTCTGGAAGACGGCAAGGGCCCGTTCAACATCGAGCTGTTCGCCGGCTCTCATGACGACAACAACACCAAGTATTTCTTCGACGGTTCGATGGCGCTTCTACAACCGTTCCTGGACAACGGAAAGTTGGTCGTCCCGTCCGGTCAGACCGAACTCGACCAGATCACCACCCTGCGCTGGGACGGGCGCACCGCGCAACGGAGAATGAGCGGCATCCTCGCCAAGTCGTACGGCGACAGAAAGGTCGACGCGGTCCTGTCGCCGTACGACGGCATTTCCAGGGGCGTCCTGTCCGCACTGAAGTCGGCCGGTTACGGCTCCGGCGGCAGACCGCTTCCGGTGATCACGGGTCAGGACGCCGAACTGGATTCGGTGAAGTCCATCATCGCGGGCCAGCAGTCACAGACCGTCTACAAGGACGTCCGCCAACTCGCGCAGGCCGCGGCGACCATGGTCGATGACATCCTCCACGACAGGGAGCCGGAGGTGGACAACGGCACTGACTACGACAACGGTGTCAAGGCGGTCCCGGCCGTCCTGCTGCAGCCCACGAGCGTCGACAAGACCAACTACGACGTCCTGGTCAAGTCCGAATACTTCACAGAGGCCCAGCTCAAGTAG